In Penicillium oxalicum strain HP7-1 chromosome I, whole genome shotgun sequence, a single window of DNA contains:
- a CDS encoding GPI mannosyltransferase 2, whose product MSQLSERPYTAKLLRLDSPVGSLTLAFLLWKFLLYFVIAFSPGPGYDTSTTLMLHDSAASTSASTTALLWPLKFARWDSVYFLHIAEKGYVFEQEWAFSYPRILNIVAAAVRPSGGVEGPANLALIGVILSHATHYYSVLALYSLSTNIFGDETSTQKLICFLSAALHIISPAGAFLSAPYGEPIFSLLNFVGLDLYTLSLIAEHRRSALLRDFQVLTAAVIFALATVARSNGVLSGCLFAYDAAWLIWTTLTQGPSIYNVRRLAVILVGGCVVASGMIVPQVLAFREYCVLGSESRPWCSSLLPSIYSWVQSYYWNVGLFRYWTVSNIPLFALAAPMLVVLAKSSIWALKAPSTLRSKRTGVRSSQASPGAMLIRLALPQGLLAVMALTSYHVQIINRIASGYPVWYWWLVSSAMPNLQDPQKGRRGLVLAAQAMVAYALIQAVLFGSFLPPA is encoded by the exons ATGTCCCAATTGTCAGAAAGGCCATATACGGCAAAGCTTCTGCGGCTGGACAGTCCAGTGGGTAGTCTGACACTTGCATTCCTATTATGGAAATTCCTGCTCTATTTTGTTATTGCATTCAGCCCAGGTCCTGGATATGATACTTCTACAACTTTGATGTTGCATGATAGCGCTGCCTCTACAAGCGCGTCTACGACGGCTCTATTGTGGCCACTGAAGTTTGCTCGCTGGGATTCAGTCTACTTTTTGCACATCGCGGAAAAAGGTTACGTTTTTGAGCAAGAATGGGCCTTTAGCTATCCCCGAATCTTGAACATTGTGGCCGCAG CCGTTCGTCCATCCGGAGGGGTAGAAGGGCCGGCAAACTTGGCCCTGATCGGCGTCATTCTGTCCCACGCGACTCATTACTACTCTGTGCTGGCGCTGTATAGCTTGTCGACAAATATTTTTGGCGATGAGACATCGACCCAAAAGCTCATCTGTTTCCTATCGGCAGCTCTTCATATCATCTCACCAGCTGGCGCCTTTCTGTCCGCGCCGTACGGAGAACCGATTTTCTCGCTTCTCAATTTCGTTGGACTCGATCTCTACACTCTGTCCCTTATTGCAGAGCATCGACGCTCTGCCTTGCTCCGAGACTTCCAAGTGTTGACCGCCGCTGTTATATTCGCCCTCGCGACGGTGGCCCGGAGCAATGGTGTTCTGAGTGGTTGTCTATTCGCCTACGATGCCGCTTGGCTGATCTGGACAACCCTCACACAGGGTCCGAGCATCTACAACGTGCGTCGTCTTGCTGTGATCCTTGTAGGTGGCTGCGTTGTTGCATCGGGCATGATTGTGCCACAGGTCTTGGCCTTCCGCGAGTATTGTGTCCTTGGGTCAGAATCCCGGCCTTGGTGCAGCTCACTATTGCCGAGCATCTATAGCTGGGTCCAGAGTTATTACTG GAACGTGGGCCTTTTCCGGTATTGGACGGTCTCAAACATCCCACTTTTCGCACTTGCGGCTCCCATGTTAGTCGTGTTGGCCAAGTCGTCCATTTGGGCTCTCAAAGCTCCATCAACTCTTCGCTCAAAGAGAACAGGCGTCAGGTCCTCGCAGGCGAGTCCGGGGGCCATGCTCATTCGGTTGGCACTCCCCCAGGGTCTTCTGGCAGTGATGGCTTTGACGAGTTACCATGTCCAAATAATCAACCGGATCGCTTCGGGCTATCCCGTATGGTATTGGTGGCTGGTGTCATCCGCCATGCCCAACCTACAGGATCCACAGAAGGGTCGCCGAGGGTTGGTGTTGGCCGCGCAGGCCATGGTGGCCTACGCCTTGATCCAGGCGGTTCTTTTTGGGTCATTTTTGCCTCCAGCATAG